The Haloarchaeobius sp. HME9146 genome includes a region encoding these proteins:
- a CDS encoding glucose-1-phosphate thymidylyltransferase, with product MKGVLLSGGTGSRLRPITHTGPKQLVPVANKPVLEYAIEDLKEAGITEIGVILGNKGRKAIQELLGDGSKYGVEITYIIQGNPLGLAHAAGCAKDFVGDDDFVMYLGDNILKQGVTELVDSFEAGDHGAGIALQEVDNPQQFGIADVDEQGNVTELIEKPDEPPTNLALIGMYVFSPAVFDAIERLEPSWRGELEITDAIQLLLDDGHDIDSHVVTGWWKDTGKPQDMLEANHLVLEGKSLHLDGTVEDGAETDGRIELAESAVIESGAVVRGPVSIAENTTIKSGTYVGPYTSIGPNSTLEGIHIENSVVIGDSNIAAAGRIVDSLLGRSANVKSADELLPEGRRLVVGENSQLKL from the coding sequence ATGAAAGGGGTACTCCTATCAGGGGGAACAGGCTCACGGCTCCGCCCAATTACCCACACTGGCCCGAAACAGCTCGTCCCAGTTGCGAACAAACCTGTCCTCGAGTACGCAATTGAAGACCTGAAAGAAGCGGGGATTACCGAAATCGGTGTTATCCTCGGAAACAAGGGACGCAAAGCCATCCAAGAGCTCCTCGGCGACGGCTCGAAATATGGCGTCGAAATCACGTACATCATCCAGGGCAATCCACTAGGACTAGCACACGCAGCCGGGTGCGCAAAAGATTTTGTCGGCGACGACGACTTCGTGATGTACCTCGGTGACAACATCCTCAAGCAGGGTGTCACCGAATTAGTCGACTCCTTCGAGGCAGGAGACCACGGAGCTGGCATCGCCCTCCAGGAGGTCGACAATCCCCAGCAGTTCGGTATCGCAGACGTCGACGAGCAGGGGAACGTCACCGAGCTCATCGAGAAGCCGGACGAGCCACCGACGAACCTCGCACTCATTGGGATGTACGTCTTCTCACCTGCGGTATTCGACGCCATCGAGAGACTCGAACCATCCTGGCGTGGCGAACTCGAAATCACCGACGCGATTCAGCTTCTCCTCGACGACGGCCACGACATCGACTCGCACGTCGTCACCGGGTGGTGGAAAGACACCGGGAAGCCGCAAGACATGCTCGAAGCGAACCACCTCGTCCTAGAGGGCAAGTCGCTCCATCTCGACGGGACCGTCGAGGACGGTGCAGAAACAGACGGCCGCATCGAGCTCGCCGAGTCAGCCGTCATCGAATCGGGTGCGGTCGTCCGTGGACCAGTCTCGATTGCCGAAAATACGACGATCAAGAGCGGCACCTACGTGGGACCGTACACCTCGATTGGTCCGAACTCGACTTTAGAGGGCATCCACATTGAGAACAGCGTCGTCATCGGGGACTCTAACATCGCGGCTGCTGGCCGAATCGTTGATAGCCTGCTCGGTCGAAGTGCGAATGTCAAAAGCGCTGATGAACTCCTCCCCGAGGGTCGGCGGCTCGTGGTCGGTGAAAACTCACAACTCAAGCTCTAA
- a CDS encoding oligosaccharide flippase family protein produces the protein MSEGNRDSIVTLARQGGITLVGNISRKILGFGFIAVVTRMVSPSEYGVFTLGLSIVMFVQGFASLNIYRSIDYFIPAYLKDREYGRARTVLRNSLLIGMYSSSVGAIALFVLRDELSMLFDESELTLVLSLFFVLIPLQTLNRTVVTSFNSIKRMRYRVVMRDVLNPLGRVFAVVAFLSAGAGLAGLVGGYLLGVSVAVAFGIVMLFREADWIRYSSFDAISNRSLLSYSLPLVFAGVMYTLVSQIDYFVIGFFQNSDEVGYYRVGYMLAVNLLIVLTALTPVFKPMVSENRHDSNVLRERYRLATRWITILTIPLAVPLIVAPDVYLGIVFTEAYTVAGPAVAALAVGYMINAGYGPEGMILEGLGHTRLTLFNTVLLVGINAFLDFVLVPRFGILGAGIATGCGLTVAGAVGVLEIYLLKGFQPYSWRTVRVWMAGALAFALGITFVSVVNRQIVVACLLPLISAVSFLIGLRTLGGFTQGDVKLIAKLDRRLTIRLVEMVLSPGE, from the coding sequence ATGAGTGAGGGAAACAGGGATAGCATAGTGACGCTCGCCAGACAGGGAGGAATTACGTTGGTCGGGAACATCTCCCGTAAGATCCTGGGGTTCGGTTTCATCGCTGTCGTCACGCGGATGGTTTCTCCCTCGGAGTACGGCGTGTTCACGCTGGGGCTGTCGATTGTCATGTTCGTTCAAGGCTTCGCGAGTCTCAACATCTACAGATCAATCGACTACTTCATTCCAGCATATCTAAAGGACAGGGAATACGGGCGTGCAAGAACGGTCCTGCGTAATTCACTTCTCATTGGGATGTATTCATCCTCCGTCGGAGCAATAGCGCTGTTCGTGCTCAGAGACGAACTTTCGATGCTTTTTGACGAGTCCGAGCTCACTCTCGTGCTTTCGCTGTTTTTCGTACTGATCCCGTTACAGACCCTCAACAGGACTGTCGTTACTTCGTTCAATAGTATAAAAAGAATGAGGTATCGGGTAGTGATGCGTGACGTCCTCAACCCACTGGGTCGAGTCTTCGCGGTGGTTGCATTCCTAAGTGCCGGTGCAGGCTTAGCCGGACTCGTTGGAGGATATCTGCTCGGAGTCAGCGTAGCAGTCGCCTTCGGTATCGTCATGCTCTTCCGGGAGGCCGATTGGATACGGTACTCCTCTTTCGATGCAATCTCAAACCGTTCCCTCCTCTCGTACTCACTGCCACTCGTCTTCGCCGGCGTGATGTACACTCTCGTCTCGCAAATTGACTATTTCGTAATCGGCTTCTTTCAGAATTCTGACGAGGTTGGGTACTACAGGGTTGGGTACATGCTAGCTGTGAACCTTCTAATCGTATTGACCGCGCTCACGCCGGTGTTCAAACCGATGGTGTCTGAGAACCGCCACGACAGTAACGTTTTGAGAGAGCGATACCGACTCGCTACCAGATGGATTACGATTCTCACGATTCCACTAGCGGTCCCGCTCATCGTAGCGCCAGATGTATATCTCGGGATCGTATTCACTGAAGCGTACACCGTAGCAGGCCCCGCTGTTGCTGCACTCGCCGTTGGCTACATGATAAACGCGGGTTACGGTCCCGAGGGCATGATCTTGGAAGGACTGGGACACACCCGACTGACGCTGTTCAATACAGTGCTATTGGTGGGCATCAATGCGTTTCTGGATTTCGTCTTGGTACCACGATTCGGTATCCTCGGTGCAGGAATCGCCACAGGTTGTGGACTGACAGTAGCGGGAGCCGTTGGTGTCTTAGAAATATACCTGTTGAAGGGGTTTCAGCCATATTCCTGGCGGACCGTTCGGGTTTGGATGGCAGGCGCCTTGGCATTCGCACTGGGTATCACCTTCGTGTCAGTCGTCAACCGACAGATTGTGGTCGCGTGTCTCCTCCCGCTAATCAGTGCCGTTTCATTCCTGATAGGGTTGCGAACCCTGGGAGGATTCACGCAGGGAGACGTCAAACTGATTGCCAAACTTGACCGTCGGCTCACGATTCGCTTAGTCGAGATGGTCTTGTCTCCGGGGGAGTGA
- a CDS encoding serpin family protein, with the protein MNRWHRRDVLALAGALSIPALAGCLGDGGPEMTPGLLASDLPRDTDPTVSDEMLREQVRANTAFALDLHHNRVAANPSENLFTSPLSISLAMAMIWAGARGETETQIAETLHYLEDQSDLHPTFNRLDLALDTPDDAEDEAFRLDIVNALWGQTDYPFDEDYLDTIALNYGAGLRTLDFAGESEAARETINDWVADQTEDRIEELLPQGSIDHLTRLVGTNAVYFKAKWASTFAEEATVDGTFTALDESDSPVRLMSQSHSFPYAEVDGVQAVELPYEGGEASMVVVLPPEGEFEAFEQSLDPVGLHSLFDALESRAGRVVLPKFTFGSKVGLSQALKDLGMPDAFDPMQADFSGLLESGEGEQLAITDVLHESFVAVDEKGTEATAATGVVVGTTSAPLNPFEFVADRPFLFAIRHRDTDSVVFLGRLVDAASLQ; encoded by the coding sequence ATGAACCGCTGGCACCGCAGAGACGTGCTCGCACTCGCGGGTGCGCTCTCTATCCCCGCACTGGCCGGCTGTCTCGGCGACGGCGGCCCCGAGATGACACCAGGACTCCTCGCCTCCGACCTGCCCCGCGACACCGACCCGACCGTCTCAGACGAGATGCTCCGAGAACAGGTCCGAGCGAACACCGCGTTCGCGCTCGACCTGCACCACAACCGAGTCGCAGCAAACCCCAGTGAGAACTTATTCACTTCGCCGCTCAGCATCTCGCTCGCGATGGCGATGATATGGGCCGGTGCGCGTGGTGAAACCGAGACGCAGATCGCCGAGACGCTACACTACCTCGAGGACCAGTCAGACCTCCACCCGACGTTCAATCGGCTGGACCTGGCCCTGGACACGCCAGACGACGCGGAAGACGAAGCGTTCCGGCTCGACATCGTGAACGCCCTCTGGGGACAGACGGACTACCCATTCGACGAGGACTACCTCGACACAATCGCACTGAACTACGGGGCTGGCCTGCGCACGCTCGACTTCGCCGGCGAATCGGAAGCAGCCCGCGAGACCATCAACGACTGGGTCGCCGACCAGACCGAAGACCGTATCGAGGAGCTGCTGCCCCAGGGCTCCATCGACCACCTGACTCGACTCGTCGGTACCAACGCGGTCTACTTCAAGGCGAAGTGGGCCAGCACCTTCGCGGAGGAGGCCACCGTCGACGGAACGTTCACCGCACTCGATGAGAGCGACTCACCGGTCCGCCTGATGAGCCAGTCGCACTCGTTCCCCTACGCCGAGGTCGACGGTGTGCAGGCGGTCGAACTCCCCTACGAGGGTGGCGAGGCCAGCATGGTCGTCGTCCTGCCGCCCGAGGGCGAGTTCGAGGCGTTCGAGCAGTCGCTCGATCCAGTTGGCCTGCACAGCCTGTTCGACGCGCTCGAATCCCGAGCTGGTCGTGTGGTCCTCCCGAAGTTCACTTTCGGCTCGAAGGTCGGCCTGAGCCAGGCCCTCAAAGACCTCGGAATGCCAGACGCGTTCGATCCCATGCAAGCGGATTTCTCGGGCCTACTCGAATCCGGGGAGGGCGAACAGCTCGCGATCACGGACGTCCTCCACGAGAGCTTCGTCGCCGTCGACGAGAAAGGGACCGAGGCGACGGCCGCAACGGGTGTCGTCGTTGGGACGACGTCTGCGCCCCTCAATCCCTTCGAGTTCGTCGCCGACAGGCCGTTCCTGTTCGCCATCAGGCACCGCGACACCGATTCGGTGGTCTTCCTGGGCCGGCTGGTGGACGCTGCGTCTCTGCAATAA
- the rfbB gene encoding dTDP-glucose 4,6-dehydratase, whose product MRILVTGGAGFIGSNFVHYVLDKHDEDEIVTLDALTYAGSRDNLDGVLDDPRHEFVEGDIRDRDLVAELVEDVDAIVNFAAESHVDRSIQGAEPFVSTNVQGTQTLLDAAVEANVDRFLQISTDEVYGQILEGKFSEDDRLNPRNPYSATKASADLLAKSYQTTHGLSVLITRTCNNFGPRQHSEKLIPKFLQKAAAGEELPVYGDGSNVREWIYVEDNCRALDLVLREGEPGEVYNIGSDEERTNLEVTEAILNAVGGSKDQITFVEDRAGHDQRYALESNKVKELGWRATTSFEEGLERAVDYYL is encoded by the coding sequence ATGCGCATTCTGGTCACCGGTGGTGCTGGATTCATCGGTTCGAATTTCGTTCACTACGTTCTGGATAAGCACGACGAAGACGAAATCGTTACGCTGGACGCACTTACCTACGCAGGTTCACGAGACAATCTCGATGGCGTTCTCGATGACCCACGTCACGAGTTCGTGGAAGGAGACATTCGCGACCGTGACCTTGTCGCTGAACTAGTCGAGGACGTCGACGCTATCGTCAACTTCGCCGCTGAATCGCACGTCGATAGGTCTATTCAGGGTGCAGAACCCTTTGTGTCCACGAACGTACAGGGCACACAGACCCTCCTCGATGCTGCAGTAGAGGCGAATGTGGATCGATTTCTCCAGATATCCACCGACGAAGTATACGGACAGATTCTTGAAGGGAAGTTCAGCGAAGACGACCGCCTGAATCCACGGAACCCGTATTCTGCGACGAAGGCGAGCGCTGATTTACTGGCAAAGAGCTACCAGACGACCCACGGTCTCTCGGTGCTCATCACTCGAACTTGCAACAATTTCGGCCCCCGCCAGCACTCCGAGAAGCTCATTCCGAAGTTCCTCCAGAAAGCCGCCGCAGGCGAGGAACTTCCGGTGTACGGTGACGGGTCGAACGTACGCGAGTGGATCTACGTCGAAGACAACTGTCGTGCTCTTGACCTCGTTCTACGCGAAGGTGAACCAGGAGAAGTCTACAACATCGGTAGCGACGAGGAGAGAACCAATCTGGAAGTCACTGAAGCCATTCTCAATGCGGTCGGTGGGTCCAAGGATCAGATTACCTTCGTGGAGGATCGGGCTGGCCACGACCAGCGATATGCACTCGAATCGAACAAGGTGAAGGAATTGGGGTGGAGGGCGACAACTTCGTTCGAGGAAGGTTTAGAACGAGCCGTCGATTACTACCTATAG
- a CDS encoding glycosyltransferase family 2 protein, with translation MGTVESKGSVKEGGELLLDADSEQDPVISVVMPTMNEEEGIVECIDRVKTALAESGLTGEIIVSDDSTDRTPELARENGAIVVEPDGKGYGYAYRFAFEHTRGQYIVMGDADTTYDFEQIPRLLEPVEAGEADMVMGSRLEGEIRDGAMPTLHQYIGNPLLTKFLNVFYGAGVSDAHSGFRVFTRDAYERMDLSSDGMEFASEMIMEAGARDLEIQEKPIIYHEREGEEKLESFKDGWRHVRFMLVNAPGYLFSVPGLVMGLVGLVLMGMAGLGVSIGEATFGIRTMIAGSLFTMVGYQVGSLGIFSSIASDPIRKPNDPVTRRIRSGVSLERSASVGTVMFAVGGLWAGYTVVQWISAGYGTLPSLTLDVAAFTLIVLGLQTVFGSFFLSTLAQQS, from the coding sequence ATGGGGACGGTGGAATCGAAGGGGTCAGTGAAGGAAGGGGGAGAGTTGCTCCTCGATGCCGACAGCGAACAGGACCCGGTTATCAGCGTCGTGATGCCCACGATGAACGAAGAGGAGGGCATCGTCGAGTGTATCGACCGTGTGAAGACTGCGCTTGCGGAGTCGGGACTCACTGGCGAGATTATCGTCAGTGACGACTCGACCGATCGGACACCCGAGCTCGCTCGAGAGAACGGTGCGATCGTCGTCGAACCCGACGGCAAGGGGTACGGCTACGCCTACCGTTTTGCGTTCGAGCACACCCGTGGCCAGTACATCGTCATGGGTGACGCTGATACTACGTACGACTTCGAGCAGATTCCGCGATTGCTGGAGCCCGTGGAGGCTGGTGAGGCTGACATGGTCATGGGTAGTCGTCTGGAGGGGGAGATTCGAGACGGCGCGATGCCGACGCTGCACCAGTACATCGGGAACCCGCTGCTGACGAAGTTCCTGAACGTGTTCTACGGTGCTGGTGTGAGTGACGCTCACTCTGGATTTCGGGTGTTTACTCGGGATGCATACGAGCGGATGGATTTGAGTTCGGATGGGATGGAGTTCGCCAGCGAGATGATTATGGAGGCTGGGGCTCGTGACCTGGAGATTCAGGAGAAGCCGATTATCTATCACGAGCGCGAAGGCGAGGAGAAGCTTGAGAGCTTTAAGGACGGGTGGCGGCACGTCCGGTTCATGTTAGTTAATGCTCCCGGGTATCTGTTCTCTGTTCCTGGTCTCGTGATGGGGCTTGTTGGATTAGTGCTGATGGGGATGGCTGGACTCGGGGTTTCGATTGGTGAAGCCACATTCGGTATTCGGACCATGATTGCCGGCAGTCTGTTCACCATGGTTGGATACCAGGTCGGGAGCCTCGGCATCTTCTCTTCGATTGCCTCGGATCCGATTCGGAAGCCGAACGATCCGGTCACTCGGCGGATTCGCTCTGGTGTGAGCCTCGAGCGTAGTGCGAGTGTTGGGACTGTGATGTTCGCAGTCGGTGGACTGTGGGCTGGCTACACTGTGGTCCAGTGGATCTCCGCAGGATACGGTACCCTACCGTCACTAACGCTGGACGTCGCTGCTTTCACGCTAATCGTGCTTGGACTGCAAACTGTATTCGGTTCGTTCTTCCTGAGCACGCTCGCACAGCAGAGCTGA
- a CDS encoding dTDP-4-dehydrorhamnose 3,5-epimerase family protein produces the protein MIDGVEIRDLQVNTDERGHLVEVFREDWEEYDPKPAMSYFSMTYPGIIRAWHRHLEGQIDHFVCPKGRVKVGIYDDREDSPTQGELNTFVIGEHNQKVIRIPEECWHGFKAIGDEPSFLINYPTQLYDYDDPDEERIPYDTDKIPLDWEEEPHK, from the coding sequence ATGATAGATGGCGTGGAGATACGTGACCTGCAAGTAAACACCGACGAGCGCGGTCATCTCGTCGAAGTCTTCCGCGAAGACTGGGAAGAGTACGACCCAAAACCCGCGATGTCCTACTTCTCAATGACCTACCCAGGTATCATCCGTGCCTGGCATCGACACCTCGAAGGCCAGATTGACCACTTCGTCTGCCCGAAAGGGCGCGTCAAGGTCGGTATTTACGACGACCGCGAAGACTCCCCCACACAGGGCGAGTTAAACACCTTCGTCATTGGCGAGCACAACCAGAAGGTCATCCGCATCCCGGAAGAATGCTGGCACGGCTTCAAAGCCATTGGCGACGAGCCATCATTCCTAATCAATTATCCGACCCAGCTCTACGACTATGACGACCCCGACGAGGAGCGAATTCCCTACGACACGGACAAAATACCTTTAGACTGGGAAGAAGAACCACACAAATAG
- a CDS encoding DUF58 domain-containing protein, which translates to MRATRRFWATAGVSISLVGLGAVLSELSLVLGGVAVGSWLLAHQIAFVTKTNAVLDETTVTQSLTPRRVLESQPVRIRASLSLPDDSGPLRRVDLDVPIAAETSGETTLDIDGDSTSLAVACSVSVAGRYTVGEPTLTFRDSHGLFETSVTDGNTESFRVEPNAPRDARVGSGGDQISVGYGEHEANRGSGGLDPGELRKYLPGDPRNRIDWKATARRGEPYIREFESSTDRETIIFLDHRASTAAGQAGRTRFDYLREVALWLLDRARDMDDPVGLVAVGDEGVTSRIQPGAGIEQYRRIETALYDLEPTEAPTGRTPTRQAEATRQTAARLATDESPFGRTLEPYVGNAETYVERVESDPLFTAVKTTLSRVSGDPWVLLLTDDTNRAEVYETGKLVRRLGGYTSAFIAPGSLYQGRGLPDAETTYREYRDFEEFRRQLGGLERVDAYEVTPGEAVQSVLQQRQEARR; encoded by the coding sequence ATGCGAGCGACGCGGCGGTTCTGGGCGACCGCAGGGGTGTCCATATCCCTGGTCGGCCTCGGGGCCGTGCTTTCCGAGCTTTCCCTCGTCCTCGGTGGGGTCGCAGTCGGGTCATGGCTGCTCGCCCACCAGATCGCCTTCGTCACGAAGACGAACGCGGTCCTCGACGAGACCACGGTCACCCAGTCACTCACGCCGCGTCGCGTCCTGGAATCACAGCCCGTCCGAATTCGCGCGTCCCTTTCCCTCCCCGACGACAGCGGCCCGCTCCGTCGCGTCGATCTCGACGTCCCCATCGCCGCGGAGACGAGCGGCGAGACGACGCTCGACATCGACGGCGACAGTACCTCCCTCGCAGTTGCCTGCTCGGTGTCGGTCGCCGGCCGCTACACCGTGGGCGAACCCACACTCACGTTCCGCGATTCCCATGGCCTCTTCGAGACGAGCGTCACCGACGGAAATACGGAGTCGTTCCGGGTCGAGCCGAACGCGCCACGGGACGCACGGGTCGGCTCCGGAGGCGACCAGATATCCGTCGGGTACGGCGAACACGAGGCGAACCGCGGGAGCGGTGGGCTGGACCCTGGCGAGCTCAGAAAGTACCTCCCGGGGGACCCACGGAACCGAATCGACTGGAAGGCGACTGCACGCAGGGGCGAGCCGTACATCCGCGAGTTCGAGTCGAGCACGGACCGCGAGACCATCATCTTCCTCGACCATCGGGCCTCGACCGCAGCGGGACAAGCGGGACGAACTCGGTTCGACTACCTGCGAGAGGTGGCCCTCTGGTTGCTCGACCGGGCCCGTGACATGGACGACCCGGTTGGACTGGTCGCGGTCGGTGACGAGGGCGTGACCAGCCGAATCCAGCCTGGTGCCGGCATCGAACAGTATCGGCGAATCGAGACCGCGCTGTACGACCTGGAGCCGACCGAGGCACCGACTGGGCGGACCCCAACCCGTCAGGCTGAGGCGACGCGACAGACTGCCGCACGACTCGCGACCGACGAGTCCCCGTTCGGGCGGACGCTCGAGCCCTACGTCGGGAACGCCGAGACGTACGTCGAACGTGTCGAATCCGACCCGCTGTTCACTGCAGTCAAGACGACTCTGTCGAGGGTGTCAGGTGACCCGTGGGTCCTCTTGCTCACGGACGACACCAACCGTGCGGAGGTGTACGAGACCGGGAAACTCGTCAGGCGACTCGGTGGATACACCTCGGCGTTCATCGCGCCGGGCAGCCTCTACCAGGGGCGTGGCCTGCCGGATGCGGAGACGACGTACCGCGAGTACCGTGACTTCGAGGAGTTCCGGAGACAACTTGGCGGCCTCGAGCGGGTCGACGCCTACGAGGTGACGCCCGGCGAGGCAGTCCAGTCGGTGCTCCAGCAGCGACAGGAGGCGAGACGATGA
- a CDS encoding DUF1616 domain-containing protein: MAEDPDWRLLLPKDVREMPADLAVVVILTLATTLSVFLPVVKDTPLRVVLGLPFVLFLPGYAFVAALFPEEGESPVADDDAEEDGMGDRGSGIDGIERVALSFGLSIALVPLVGLVLNFTPFGIRLAPIVASLDLLVLGSVVVAANRRRVLEPDDRFEVAYQEWFGAVRQEMLEPASRADAVLNVVLVVSILVAMGSVTYAVAVPKSGEQFTEFYVLTEGEDGELVADGYPTDFVRGESKPIVVGMQNHEGETVRYSVVIEQQRVELVDNGTNVSVLEETELQRYSTQVEPNGTAMRNVSLEPTMTGERQRVVFLLYKEDVPAEPTVNNSYRELHLWVNVSAGNSSIVELSGTPSELDASEIAPKTNPWPVVTGRAMRG, from the coding sequence ATGGCCGAGGACCCGGACTGGCGATTGCTCCTCCCGAAAGACGTCCGCGAGATGCCCGCCGACCTGGCGGTCGTTGTCATATTGACGCTCGCGACGACGCTCTCGGTGTTTCTGCCAGTCGTGAAAGATACGCCACTCCGTGTCGTCCTCGGATTGCCGTTCGTGCTGTTCCTTCCCGGGTATGCGTTCGTGGCTGCGCTGTTCCCCGAGGAAGGTGAGTCACCCGTGGCGGACGATGATGCGGAGGAAGACGGAATGGGTGATCGTGGGTCTGGGATCGATGGAATCGAGCGCGTCGCACTCTCGTTCGGGTTGAGTATCGCGCTGGTCCCGCTAGTCGGGCTCGTGCTGAACTTCACGCCCTTCGGAATTCGACTTGCGCCGATTGTAGCGAGCCTCGACCTGCTCGTCTTGGGGTCGGTAGTGGTGGCTGCGAATCGCCGGCGCGTACTCGAGCCTGACGACCGTTTCGAGGTCGCGTACCAGGAGTGGTTTGGTGCAGTTCGCCAGGAGATGCTGGAGCCAGCTTCTCGGGCGGACGCCGTGTTGAACGTCGTGTTGGTGGTCTCGATTCTGGTCGCGATGGGTAGTGTGACGTACGCGGTTGCGGTTCCGAAATCCGGCGAACAGTTCACCGAGTTCTACGTCCTGACTGAAGGGGAAGATGGTGAACTGGTTGCAGATGGCTATCCGACCGACTTCGTTCGTGGCGAGTCGAAACCCATCGTCGTGGGAATGCAGAACCACGAAGGCGAGACGGTTCGGTACTCGGTGGTGATCGAGCAACAGCGCGTGGAACTGGTCGACAACGGGACCAACGTCTCCGTGCTGGAGGAGACGGAGTTGCAACGCTACAGTACCCAGGTCGAACCGAACGGGACCGCCATGCGGAATGTGTCTCTGGAGCCAACGATGACCGGTGAGCGCCAGCGTGTCGTGTTCTTGCTGTACAAGGAAGACGTTCCCGCGGAACCGACGGTGAACAACTCATATCGTGAGTTACACCTGTGGGTGAACGTTTCAGCAGGGAATTCGTCGATTGTCGAACTGTCGGGCACGCCGTCAGAACTGGACGCATCAGAGATAGCACCGAAGACCAACCCGTGGCCGGTCGTTACCGGCCGAGCAATGCGTGGCTGA
- the rfbD gene encoding dTDP-4-dehydrorhamnose reductase, producing MDVLVVGANGLLGSNVVDACFQRDWEVSGTYHSTKPDFDAPLTQFDLEATSWFEEILKEHDPDIVVNCAAMTDVDGCEENPEQARTLNGEAPGRLAEQCEELGSRFVHVSTDYVFDGKAREPYTEGAETNPVQVYGQSKLAGEHAVRDVSEDALIARLSFVYGIHRSREQLTGFPAWVTGQIDDGSNIPLFTDQWVTPTRAGQAADTILELVEEGVSGDYHIASTSCVTPYQFGEAITDILGRGDALLTEGSTEDIDRTATRPTYSCLDVGRVETTLGRSQPTLSEDLKEIRDAL from the coding sequence ATGGACGTGCTCGTTGTTGGGGCCAATGGACTTCTCGGGAGTAATGTGGTCGACGCTTGTTTTCAACGAGACTGGGAAGTCTCTGGGACGTATCACTCTACGAAGCCGGACTTCGACGCACCGCTCACACAGTTCGATTTAGAGGCGACTAGTTGGTTCGAGGAAATCCTGAAAGAACACGATCCTGATATCGTAGTCAACTGTGCTGCCATGACGGATGTTGATGGGTGTGAAGAGAATCCTGAACAGGCACGTACGCTGAATGGAGAGGCACCTGGGCGACTCGCGGAACAGTGCGAAGAACTCGGCAGCAGATTCGTTCATGTCTCGACTGACTACGTTTTCGATGGTAAGGCCCGAGAGCCCTACACTGAGGGCGCGGAGACGAATCCGGTTCAGGTGTATGGGCAGTCTAAGCTCGCAGGGGAGCATGCGGTTAGAGACGTGTCCGAGGACGCTTTGATTGCGCGTCTCTCCTTCGTGTATGGGATTCATCGAAGCCGTGAGCAATTGACTGGGTTCCCAGCCTGGGTTACTGGCCAGATTGACGATGGTTCGAATATTCCTCTGTTCACTGATCAGTGGGTGACGCCGACGAGAGCTGGCCAGGCTGCCGATACGATACTGGAACTCGTAGAAGAAGGAGTTTCTGGGGACTATCACATCGCATCCACATCGTGTGTTACTCCCTATCAGTTCGGTGAGGCGATTACTGATATTCTTGGACGAGGTGACGCGTTGCTTACTGAGGGCTCCACGGAGGACATCGACCGGACAGCGACTAGACCTACGTACTCTTGCCTCGATGTTGGGCGAGTAGAGACGACACTGGGACGTTCTCAACCAACTCTGTCAGAGGATCTAAAAGAGATTCGAGACGCGTTGTAG